The Candidatus Saccharibacteria bacterium sequence AAGGTTCCGTCGCCGCCTATACCTACGATAACCGCATTCTTTTTGATATATGGTTTTAGATTTGCGCGAAGCTTTGCGCTAACGGCAATGTACTTTTCAACATCAATCTCCGCTGCGTCGCAAGCTTTCTTTAAATCATTCAGCGACTTATTGCCGCCAGATTTCATATTATAAACAACGACTACTTTCATAACGTAGGCTGCAAGACACCAACAATAATAACGAGCGCAACACCGCCAAGTAACCAACCCGCCACGACGTCGGTTGCGTAATGCGCTCCAAGATAAATACGAGAAATACCTATCATCGCAATAATAAGGGTGAAAAATAGCAGGGAAGCGATAGCCTCTATTCCAACAAGAGGGCGCGAAACAACATATCCCACTAGCCCGTACGAAGCGATCGCGCCAACGGCGTGACCACTTGGCAAGCTATATGTTTTCATCCACATTCTTGTAACATATTCCGTCAAAGGCCGGCTGCGCTTTAAAAGAAGTTTTATGATCGTACTTAGCACTAATACCGTTAGGGCAATAATTCCCGAATACATTAGCGCAGAGTTGGCGCCATTCCAACCCAGCCCAATAGCAAACACAGAAATACCAACAGTAAATACCGGCTGGCCAATCGTTGTCGCAAATTGCATAACAAACCTGGCGTTCGCCGGCCAACGATCAACAATCTTCTTAATACGCTCGTCAAACTTATGCAACAAAGGTCTCATGTTTCTAGTATAATGGATATATGCCAAGTTTTTCTTTTGATATCGTTAGCGACTTCGATAAGGCAGAGATGAACAACGTCTTTGCCGGGACCGAGCGCGAAATAGGAAACCGTTATGACTTTAAAGGTACCCCCGCAGCAATTGAGTGGATGCCCGACAAGACAGGTTTTAAAATCACCGGTGCAGGACAATGGCAATGCGACGCCGTCCTTGATATCGTGCGCAAAAAGCTTGCCGCACGCGAACAAAGCGCGAAGGTGCTAGATCTTTCTAAAACGCCTGTTGAAAGTAACCTAAAAACAACATGGGAAATCCCTTTTAAGCAGGGCCTTACACAAGACGATTCAAAACAAATCACCAAGTTACTCCGCGAACAGGCTCCAAAAGTGAAGGCGCAAATCCAGGGTGACAGCGTACGCGTGACAAGCGCTAGCAAAGATGAGCTGCAAAACGTTATCGCACTTCTAAATACTACCGAGTTCGACTTTCCACTGCATTACATTAATTACCGCT is a genomic window containing:
- a CDS encoding phosphatase PAP2 family protein, yielding MRPLLHKFDERIKKIVDRWPANARFVMQFATTIGQPVFTVGISVFAIGLGWNGANSALMYSGIIALTVLVLSTIIKLLLKRSRPLTEYVTRMWMKTYSLPSGHAVGAIASYGLVGYVVSRPLVGIEAIASLLFFTLIIAMIGISRIYLGAHYATDVVAGWLLGGVALVIIVGVLQPTL
- a CDS encoding YajQ family cyclic di-GMP-binding protein, coding for MPSFSFDIVSDFDKAEMNNVFAGTEREIGNRYDFKGTPAAIEWMPDKTGFKITGAGQWQCDAVLDIVRKKLAAREQSAKVLDLSKTPVESNLKTTWEIPFKQGLTQDDSKQITKLLREQAPKVKAQIQGDSVRVTSASKDELQNVIALLNTTEFDFPLHYINYR